A window of the Ignisphaera sp. genome harbors these coding sequences:
- a CDS encoding M67 family metallopeptidase, with protein MRLKTSKKVFEALIEMATRSSEEIVLIGIGSTKGSDIIISELFKCKNVAENTRIEFKADPLCIYTAYKYAEKNGLEIVAVIHSHPTPPYPSNLDMKSMRLWNIPWIIIDSSTGASKAWIVNNNVVEIPIELIDDDCGRN; from the coding sequence ATGAGGTTAAAGACCTCGAAAAAAGTTTTTGAAGCGCTAATAGAGATGGCTACTAGAAGCTCTGAGGAGATTGTCCTCATAGGGATTGGAAGCACGAAGGGAAGTGATATTATAATCAGCGAACTTTTTAAATGCAAGAACGTGGCTGAAAATACTAGAATAGAATTTAAAGCAGATCCCCTATGTATATATACAGCATATAAATACGCTGAGAAAAATGGGTTAGAGATTGTGGCTGTTATCCACAGCCACCCTACACCACCATATCCAAGCAATCTCGACATGAAAAGCATGAGGCTGTGGAACATACCGTGGATAATAATAGATAGTTCAACAGGAGCCTCAAAAGCCTGGATAGTCAATAACAATGTTGTTGAAATCCCTATAGAATTGATAGATGATGATTGTGGCCGTAACTGA
- a CDS encoding YbhB/YbcL family Raf kinase inhibitor-like protein produces MIKTVFYITIAIIALIIVTIIAYKYLIIPESTSIGISIENVVKSARKSILVVSASFSNGSVIPQKYTCDGENVSPQLTISNTPQEAKSIVLIVYDPDAPSGVFYHWIVYGLNGAKIDISEGGSKSVSLRQGLNSFGYVGYGGMCPPRGDKPHRYIFLAMALDIDSDWGSGLRPEDVLSRVNGHVIAYGYIVGFYSR; encoded by the coding sequence TTGATAAAAACGGTTTTTTATATAACAATAGCTATAATTGCATTAATTATTGTTACTATAATAGCATATAAGTATCTTATCATCCCAGAATCCACCTCAATTGGTATAAGCATAGAGAATGTGGTTAAATCTGCAAGAAAATCTATATTGGTTGTCAGTGCATCTTTTAGTAATGGCTCGGTAATACCCCAGAAATACACATGCGATGGGGAGAATGTATCGCCACAATTAACAATATCCAATACACCCCAAGAAGCCAAAAGCATTGTTTTAATTGTCTATGACCCTGATGCTCCTAGTGGGGTTTTCTATCACTGGATTGTTTACGGATTAAACGGGGCAAAGATAGATATTAGTGAGGGAGGGTCTAAGAGCGTTAGTCTAAGACAGGGTTTGAATAGCTTTGGATATGTGGGCTATGGGGGGATGTGCCCCCCTAGAGGAGATAAGCCGCATAGATACATATTCTTGGCTATGGCCCTCGACATAGATTCTGACTGGGGTAGTGGTCTAAGGCCAGAGGATGTGCTGAGTAGAGTGAATGGACATGTGATTGCATATGGGTATATAGTAGGGTTTTACTCGAGGTGA
- a CDS encoding alpha-glucosidase/alpha-galactosidase: MGKGPKIAFIGAGSARWTSRILIDIFLNKDLHNSEIWLMDINDYRLNIIGTFAKRYVEELKLPTKVFVTKDRREAIKDADFVVSTVLAMGYTYYETMREISEKYGYKYGINSVEWNYVGDYHTIWGYYQFKVHLEIARDIEELAPQAWFFIISNPVLELTTLVGRETKVKVAGICHGFLGFRAALEILAMRLAKEKLGRDITALCAMHDPECYSAMMSLINFDEIDFEMKGFNHVIWLTRFRYMGENAYRYVDDWIKEDAEKYWSVWREHTSNPWDVDLAPAAIDMYKTYGFLPIGDSVRGGTWKYHWDLQTKKYWYGPFGGPDSEIGDAIRVLNVRRNIRELAAKVFNTSIPLVQSEPPKPSGELLVPLIDALYNDKSIDSYDLPSPAPKTKQLKAPLYVNILNNGVLSELPNNIAVEIPVKVDGKGIHPKPVEPLPSKLYRFVLLHRLMRAEWALEAFLKGGRDSLFNWLIVDVRTKSIQQVNDVIDAILRMPGNEEMAKHFS; encoded by the coding sequence ATGGGGAAAGGTCCTAAAATAGCATTTATAGGTGCTGGTAGTGCTAGATGGACTAGTAGAATCCTTATAGACATATTCCTCAACAAAGATTTGCATAACTCAGAGATTTGGCTAATGGATATAAATGACTATAGACTGAATATTATAGGTACATTTGCTAAGAGATATGTTGAAGAATTGAAGTTGCCTACAAAGGTTTTTGTTACTAAGGATAGAAGAGAGGCTATAAAAGATGCTGATTTTGTTGTATCAACTGTTCTTGCAATGGGCTATACATACTATGAAACTATGAGGGAGATATCGGAGAAGTATGGATATAAATATGGTATAAATTCTGTTGAGTGGAATTATGTTGGTGATTACCACACTATATGGGGTTACTATCAATTTAAAGTTCATTTAGAGATTGCTAGAGACATTGAAGAGCTTGCTCCACAAGCATGGTTCTTCATAATATCCAACCCCGTGTTAGAGCTGACAACACTTGTTGGGAGGGAGACAAAGGTAAAGGTTGCAGGTATTTGCCACGGATTCCTAGGGTTTAGAGCTGCGCTAGAAATATTGGCCATGAGGCTTGCTAAGGAGAAGCTGGGTAGGGATATAACAGCTCTTTGCGCTATGCACGATCCAGAATGCTATTCGGCTATGATGAGTCTCATAAACTTTGATGAAATAGATTTTGAAATGAAGGGCTTTAACCATGTTATTTGGTTGACTAGGTTTAGGTATATGGGTGAGAATGCGTATAGATATGTAGATGATTGGATCAAGGAAGATGCTGAAAAGTATTGGAGTGTATGGAGAGAGCACACAAGTAACCCATGGGATGTGGATTTAGCTCCAGCTGCAATAGACATGTACAAAACCTATGGCTTTTTACCAATTGGCGATAGCGTTAGAGGCGGTACATGGAAATACCACTGGGATCTGCAAACAAAGAAGTATTGGTACGGACCATTCGGAGGGCCAGACTCAGAAATAGGAGACGCTATAAGGGTTTTAAATGTTAGAAGAAATATTAGAGAACTGGCTGCAAAAGTCTTCAACACATCAATTCCTTTGGTACAGAGCGAGCCTCCAAAACCAAGTGGGGAGCTATTAGTACCTCTAATAGATGCTCTATATAATGATAAATCAATCGACTCTTATGACTTGCCATCACCAGCTCCGAAAACAAAACAACTAAAAGCACCATTATATGTGAATATATTAAATAATGGAGTATTATCGGAGCTACCAAACAACATAGCAGTTGAGATACCTGTTAAAGTTGATGGTAAGGGTATTCATCCGAAACCTGTAGAACCTCTACCATCTAAGCTGTACCGATTTGTGCTACTCCATAGGCTTATGAGGGCTGAGTGGGCTTTGGAAGCCTTCCTTAAGGGTGGTAGGGACTCTCTATTCAATTGGCTGATAGTTGATGTTAGAACAAAGAGTATTCAGCAAGTTAATGATGTTATAGATGCTATTCTTAGAATGCCTGGTAATGAGGAGATGGCAAAACATTTTAGCTAA
- the mobB gene encoding molybdopterin-guanine dinucleotide biosynthesis protein B translates to MNPYVIRFVSFARKSGKTSLASQIVAKLKSRGYIVGIIKHSHGEIDVADKDSYIYSSAGADVVVVSAPSKGAVFYSKWVDDLSHVVSYLTTPIVVVEGFRDSSVGDSVAIVNKAEEIESIKSLKNLIAVVASEELADALRGKHEFKVFTKSDVDELANLVEDKAISYIESQTPKLNCGYCGFESCRTFAKAFAMGKTSWCPVKLDVKLLVNDRNVPLNPFVKNALRSTIEGFISSLKGVENNRRKIVIEINLD, encoded by the coding sequence TTGAATCCCTATGTAATTAGATTCGTTTCTTTTGCGAGAAAAAGTGGCAAAACAAGCTTAGCTTCGCAAATAGTTGCAAAGCTCAAGTCGAGGGGCTACATAGTTGGCATAATTAAACATTCCCATGGCGAAATCGATGTTGCTGACAAAGACAGTTATATATACTCTAGTGCTGGTGCCGATGTAGTTGTTGTTTCAGCGCCTAGCAAGGGCGCTGTATTCTATAGCAAGTGGGTTGACGATCTAAGCCACGTTGTTAGTTACCTCACCACACCAATAGTTGTTGTTGAAGGGTTTAGAGATTCAAGCGTGGGAGACTCTGTAGCCATTGTCAACAAGGCTGAGGAGATAGAGTCTATAAAGAGCCTTAAAAACCTCATTGCCGTTGTTGCTAGCGAGGAGCTTGCAGACGCCTTGAGAGGAAAACACGAGTTTAAGGTCTTCACAAAAAGCGATGTAGATGAGCTGGCTAACCTAGTTGAGGACAAGGCTATTAGCTATATAGAGTCTCAGACACCAAAGCTAAACTGCGGGTATTGTGGCTTCGAGTCTTGTAGAACATTTGCAAAGGCTTTTGCAATGGGGAAAACGAGTTGGTGCCCCGTTAAACTAGACGTTAAACTACTTGTAAATGATAGGAATGTGCCGCTAAACCCATTTGTTAAAAACGCTTTGAGGTCTACCATAGAAGGGTTTATATCGTCTCTCAAAGGGGTTGAGAATAATAGGAGAAAAATTGTTATCGAGATAAATCTTGACTGA
- a CDS encoding PfkB family carbohydrate kinase has protein sequence MTVFVAGRINYDTIISVGGVFERGRKFVGRVIAEGVGGTGANIAISMARAGTRDVKLFGAVGHDLKDLIMSFLSSEGVGTEHIVVLGKATGKAYVIIDDYGESTIVSIPGANNELDISHIPQEIEKALAVVVANIPRHVAVEVLARFRGNMVFMDPGNIWNPLEIVNNVEYECFIMPNENEYLHFIRTRKGGGAEDPKSNCLIIVKRGEKGAVLYDYKRGRVIEVNALPLKKLGLRPYSTSGCGDVFTGVFATVYLEKRRVSEALVYASIAAGLKATRILSYDSPKREELEKFVERYSSLLNINESRI, from the coding sequence TTGACGGTTTTTGTAGCGGGTAGAATAAACTACGATACAATAATATCTGTTGGAGGTGTGTTTGAAAGGGGTAGGAAATTTGTTGGTAGGGTAATTGCTGAGGGTGTGGGTGGAACAGGCGCAAATATAGCAATATCCATGGCCAGAGCAGGTACAAGGGATGTTAAACTCTTTGGTGCTGTTGGACACGATCTAAAGGATTTGATTATGAGTTTTCTCAGTTCAGAAGGTGTTGGCACAGAACATATAGTTGTGCTCGGCAAGGCCACGGGTAAGGCGTATGTTATAATAGACGACTATGGAGAGTCTACAATAGTGTCTATTCCAGGTGCAAACAACGAGCTGGATATTTCCCACATTCCGCAAGAGATTGAAAAAGCATTGGCTGTAGTGGTGGCTAACATACCGAGGCATGTCGCTGTAGAGGTGCTTGCAAGATTTCGTGGGAACATGGTTTTCATGGATCCTGGAAACATTTGGAACCCGCTGGAGATAGTCAACAACGTAGAGTATGAATGTTTTATAATGCCAAATGAAAACGAGTATTTGCACTTCATTAGAACTAGAAAGGGCGGTGGTGCTGAAGACCCAAAATCGAATTGTCTGATAATTGTTAAGAGAGGTGAGAAGGGGGCAGTGCTATACGACTACAAGAGGGGTAGAGTCATAGAGGTTAATGCGCTTCCACTAAAAAAGCTTGGCCTAAGACCCTATTCCACATCTGGATGCGGAGACGTCTTCACAGGGGTATTTGCAACGGTATACCTAGAGAAAAGAAGAGTTAGCGAAGCGCTGGTATATGCATCTATTGCAGCTGGGTTAAAAGCAACACGCATATTGTCATATGATTCGCCGAAAAGAGAAGAACTAGAGAAGTTTGTTGAGAGATACTCAAGTCTGCTCAACATAAACGAGTCTAGAATATAA
- a CDS encoding NAD+ synthase produces MRITIDDITQIDYSFVEDYLSKFLKSSLAASGKKGFVIGVSGGVDSATAYALAVRSVGRENVLAIIMPDKNTTPKEDVDDAIELVNRFGGRYNIVEISDIVESYIRSIPIASNSDTLAVGNLRARIRMCVLYYYANKLDYLVLGTSDRSEYLIGYFTKYGDGATDIAPLTVLLKTQVRKFGGFLGVPRKIIEKPSSPRLWPGHLAEEELSLRYEDIDLVLFAFFDLGMPVNVIPEATGVSEDVVKRVLHMYSTSTHKRAGILMPDPKPVVEHVTESIYAKLRRGHTK; encoded by the coding sequence ATGAGAATCACAATAGATGACATAACACAGATAGACTATAGCTTTGTGGAGGACTACCTATCAAAATTCTTGAAGAGCAGCCTGGCAGCCTCCGGCAAAAAAGGTTTTGTTATCGGAGTTAGCGGTGGTGTTGATTCTGCTACAGCCTATGCATTGGCTGTTAGAAGTGTGGGTAGAGAGAATGTCCTAGCCATTATAATGCCCGACAAGAATACAACACCAAAAGAGGATGTGGATGACGCCATCGAGCTTGTCAACAGATTTGGCGGGAGATACAACATTGTTGAAATATCTGATATAGTCGAATCATATATTAGAAGCATTCCAATAGCCTCAAACAGCGACACACTTGCTGTTGGGAATCTGAGAGCCAGAATCAGAATGTGTGTTCTATACTACTACGCAAATAAACTTGACTATTTGGTTCTTGGCACTAGTGATAGGAGCGAGTATCTAATTGGCTACTTCACAAAATATGGCGACGGTGCAACAGATATAGCACCCCTAACGGTGTTGCTGAAGACCCAGGTAAGAAAATTCGGAGGGTTTCTAGGTGTTCCAAGAAAAATTATTGAAAAACCCAGCTCGCCAAGGCTTTGGCCCGGCCATCTAGCTGAAGAGGAGCTTAGCCTAAGGTATGAAGATATTGATCTAGTTCTATTCGCGTTTTTCGATCTTGGGATGCCAGTAAATGTGATACCCGAGGCCACAGGAGTTAGCGAGGATGTTGTAAAGAGAGTTCTGCACATGTACTCTACCTCTACCCACAAGAGGGCTGGCATCTTAATGCCGGATCCAAAACCTGTTGTGGAACACGTAACAGAGTCTATATATGCAAAGCTTAGGAGGGGCCACACAAAATAA
- a CDS encoding DUF998 domain-containing protein, translating into MKNKMLLIPLTSIAIPLICIAISIALSPWFSITGNALSDLGHAINSRASPIFNFGLSLGGTLIIVTAVTIIIRTSKALAISMSVAGYTLILVAVFDEMYNRYGRLHFWVSAAFFLSLVASLVIYSLTTANKIKKILSLALLAAGVTSWVLHLFYKMPPGAAISELISIFIIIPFYIDAVIKALKK; encoded by the coding sequence ATGAAAAATAAAATGCTTTTAATCCCCCTAACCAGCATAGCAATACCATTGATATGCATAGCCATTTCCATAGCACTTTCCCCATGGTTCAGCATAACAGGCAATGCTCTTAGCGACTTGGGTCATGCAATCAATAGCAGAGCCTCTCCAATATTCAACTTTGGTCTCAGCCTGGGAGGGACACTAATCATTGTAACAGCGGTCACAATAATTATCAGGACTAGTAAAGCATTGGCTATCTCCATGTCTGTAGCTGGCTACACCCTAATTCTCGTAGCAGTATTTGATGAGATGTACAACAGGTATGGTAGACTACACTTCTGGGTCTCCGCAGCATTCTTCCTATCTCTAGTAGCATCACTAGTGATATACTCTCTAACCACAGCAAACAAAATAAAGAAGATTTTGTCATTAGCTCTACTTGCAGCTGGCGTGACTTCATGGGTGCTACACCTATTTTACAAAATGCCTCCTGGAGCTGCCATATCAGAGCTCATATCAATATTCATCATTATTCCATTCTATATTGATGCTGTTATAAAAGCTTTGAAAAAGTAA
- a CDS encoding putative metallopeptidase: MTRTEHYYDHSLEALLRDIVNNLKDHFSHINIDSVKIVVCRGCRSRAIARIYMLPSIWRFVLGLKPMYVIEIIEKNFYLLSPEEKVKVFIHELLHIPKSFSGGLRPHGKYVNSYLVDKLYKEYVKRKGL, encoded by the coding sequence TTGACCAGGACTGAGCACTACTACGACCATAGCCTTGAAGCTCTCCTAAGAGATATTGTAAATAACTTAAAAGACCATTTTTCTCATATAAATATTGATAGCGTTAAAATTGTTGTTTGTAGGGGGTGCAGATCAAGAGCAATTGCAAGAATATATATGCTCCCATCCATTTGGAGATTTGTACTAGGATTGAAGCCCATGTACGTCATAGAGATTATAGAGAAAAATTTTTATCTCCTTTCACCCGAGGAGAAGGTTAAAGTGTTTATCCATGAGCTTCTCCACATACCAAAGAGCTTCTCAGGTGGTTTAAGACCACATGGCAAGTATGTTAACAGTTATTTAGTAGATAAGTTGTATAAAGAGTATGTGAAGAGAAAGGGGCTATAG
- a CDS encoding TIGR00269 family protein: protein MKSGKEIRCSLCGEPAATRIAYAKLWLCKKHFIEFIEKRVFESINRYRLAGQGQRMLVAVSGGKDSITMLYLLHKTSMKMGFEVIALHMDLGIGTYSKISREIVEHFCKSLGTPLIILDLKTLIGYSLPELVHKTRRPPCSICGLIKRYLINVVAQEIKADAAALGHHLDDLLPYILKNFMLQNLFEISKLGPKTESVDGFVGRIRPLYDVSEHEIALYAKLSNLPFVDEECPYTSKKSLDKQVKEFLNNLESLHPGIKISFARAVARNIHVYKTLSVAKTLKRCVVCGAPSSDDMCSFCKLTNRVAGRPLGAEVRLKIRDMLSSLGLLK, encoded by the coding sequence ATGAAGTCTGGCAAAGAGATTAGATGCTCTTTATGCGGAGAACCAGCTGCCACAAGAATAGCCTATGCAAAGCTGTGGCTATGCAAAAAACACTTTATTGAGTTCATTGAGAAAAGGGTTTTCGAGTCAATCAATAGATATAGACTTGCTGGTCAAGGTCAGAGGATGCTTGTTGCGGTGTCTGGGGGCAAAGATAGTATCACCATGCTTTATCTGCTCCACAAAACATCTATGAAAATGGGTTTCGAAGTGATTGCGCTACACATGGACTTGGGCATAGGAACATACTCAAAAATCTCACGAGAGATCGTAGAACATTTCTGCAAATCACTTGGTACCCCACTCATTATTCTAGATCTCAAGACCCTCATAGGCTACAGCCTACCCGAGCTTGTACACAAAACAAGGAGACCACCATGTAGCATATGTGGTTTAATAAAAAGGTATCTGATAAATGTTGTTGCTCAAGAGATTAAGGCTGATGCTGCAGCACTTGGGCATCACCTCGATGACTTATTGCCATACATTCTCAAAAATTTCATGCTTCAAAACCTCTTCGAAATATCTAAACTTGGCCCTAAAACTGAGAGCGTGGATGGCTTTGTCGGTAGGATAAGACCTCTATACGATGTTTCAGAACATGAAATAGCGCTCTACGCAAAACTTTCTAACCTGCCTTTTGTAGATGAAGAGTGTCCCTACACAAGTAAGAAGAGTCTTGATAAACAAGTTAAGGAATTCTTAAATAATCTAGAAAGCTTGCACCCTGGGATCAAAATATCCTTTGCAAGGGCTGTAGCACGAAATATCCATGTATATAAAACACTGTCTGTCGCAAAAACATTGAAAAGATGCGTAGTCTGTGGAGCTCCATCAAGTGATGACATGTGTTCATTTTGCAAGCTAACCAATAGAGTAGCCGGGAGACCGCTTGGTGCTGAGGTGAGACTGAAAATAAGAGACATGCTTTCTTCCCTAGGTCTGCTGAAATGA
- a CDS encoding DUF429 domain-containing protein, which yields MQVEVKGFYIGLDLAAKPSRCTGFVVIADTSHIQVAEARCLGTDDEIIHNVVKYGNVVIAIDAPFGFGDGHLRRVDRKMISMGYRVLPPGLQQMRELTRRAISIVSKLLGYGLTVIETHPRSVLKSSRCNSLEDLANRLGIDASLINRGNRDIKDAFLAAIAAYCFIRGCSNPVQESDGVIWLVKEICY from the coding sequence ATGCAAGTAGAGGTTAAGGGCTTCTACATAGGTCTGGATCTAGCTGCCAAGCCAAGTAGGTGCACAGGTTTTGTAGTAATAGCAGATACAAGTCATATTCAAGTAGCTGAGGCTAGATGTCTAGGCACAGATGATGAAATTATACACAATGTTGTGAAATATGGTAATGTTGTTATTGCCATAGATGCCCCATTTGGCTTTGGAGATGGTCATCTTAGAAGAGTTGACAGAAAGATGATATCAATGGGCTACAGAGTTCTTCCACCAGGTTTGCAACAAATGAGGGAGTTGACAAGAAGAGCAATATCGATTGTCAGCAAATTGCTGGGATATGGTCTAACAGTCATAGAGACTCACCCTAGGAGCGTGCTCAAGAGTAGCAGATGCAATTCGTTGGAAGATCTGGCCAATAGGCTTGGGATTGATGCTAGTCTAATCAATAGAGGGAACAGAGATATTAAAGATGCTTTCCTGGCTGCTATAGCGGCATACTGCTTTATCAGGGGATGCTCCAATCCTGTTCAAGAATCTGATGGCGTTATATGGCTTGTTAAAGAGATTTGCTATTAG
- a CDS encoding glycosyltransferase family 87 protein, producing the protein MLIERLRGNMAILIIIVAFVASFSLSIYIHMPYPPNKEAIFGDPGFLYTDIVYGVFIPRFLDVVSSAGLIDSKISDYWYNRDALTRLVNGDVNIFTCPAPYKDYKFEYPPMIALLWYFSTCTSFLYTYNFVKVPRNPLEYRSIVSEYVIPMHFAIQVSLTVAFALILVLYMLRMAKIINFDYRRIALLFLLPSTVIYSTYNWDIITVTLVMMSLYYFLNRRYFVSGSLLGLAVSTKIIPILAGLSIGYDLLQKTFAKNSNNHRYDDVTMYLLGLGTTGGIPYAIVATLFSKGFVDFINHHYSWYCENCIYLLFVQNIYSPFHRILFYIMTTLFMLIIMMVSLDYNWKLLSVTFSSLAVGTVLNYVFSPQMMLLLTPLAIAILPQRMLTIYAIADSANALIILLFFEDSTLRAQISKYVSVSTSFSPWTIDSPVQWIAFIRNLLLFIILLDVIAQLIRGSRHGDLS; encoded by the coding sequence ATGCTTATAGAGCGACTTAGAGGGAATATGGCAATTCTTATAATTATAGTTGCTTTTGTAGCATCATTCTCTCTGTCGATATATATCCATATGCCTTATCCCCCAAATAAGGAGGCGATCTTTGGCGATCCAGGTTTTCTGTATACTGATATTGTATATGGCGTTTTTATTCCAAGGTTTCTTGACGTGGTTTCCTCTGCTGGGCTTATTGACTCTAAGATTTCTGATTACTGGTATAATAGAGATGCTTTAACAAGGCTTGTTAACGGCGATGTCAATATATTTACATGTCCTGCTCCATATAAGGACTACAAGTTTGAGTATCCACCTATGATAGCGCTTCTATGGTATTTCTCTACATGCACCTCATTTCTGTACACATACAACTTTGTTAAGGTTCCTAGAAATCCTCTGGAGTATAGATCCATAGTCTCTGAATATGTTATTCCGATGCACTTTGCCATACAAGTTTCTCTCACTGTTGCTTTCGCCCTTATTCTGGTTTTGTATATGCTTAGAATGGCTAAGATTATAAACTTTGATTATAGAAGAATTGCCCTACTATTTCTACTTCCATCAACGGTTATCTACTCTACATACAACTGGGACATCATAACAGTTACACTTGTCATGATGTCCCTTTACTATTTCCTCAACAGACGTTATTTCGTCAGTGGATCTCTACTAGGCTTAGCTGTTTCAACAAAAATCATACCGATATTAGCAGGGCTTTCAATTGGCTATGATCTTTTGCAAAAAACATTTGCAAAAAATTCTAATAACCATAGATACGATGATGTGACTATGTATCTGCTTGGTTTAGGGACAACAGGAGGCATTCCCTATGCAATTGTAGCAACATTGTTTAGCAAAGGTTTTGTAGACTTCATAAACCATCATTATTCGTGGTATTGCGAAAACTGTATATATCTTCTATTTGTCCAGAACATCTATAGTCCATTCCACAGAATACTGTTCTACATAATGACAACATTGTTCATGTTAATTATTATGATGGTTAGTCTCGATTATAATTGGAAGTTACTTAGTGTGACTTTCTCATCTCTTGCTGTGGGCACTGTTCTAAACTATGTGTTCTCGCCTCAGATGATGCTATTGCTAACACCATTGGCAATAGCTATTCTACCCCAAAGAATGCTTACAATATATGCCATAGCAGACTCCGCCAATGCATTGATAATACTACTGTTTTTTGAGGACTCAACTCTCAGAGCCCAGATATCGAAGTATGTTAGTGTATCAACATCTTTCTCGCCTTGGACTATAGACTCGCCAGTCCAGTGGATCGCTTTCATAAGGAATCTGCTACTATTCATAATACTCCTAGATGTAATTGCCCAGCTCATTCGCGGAAGCAGACATGGAGATTTGTCATGA
- a CDS encoding radical SAM protein yields the protein MGRITELYEKKLQIVKELEKLIGENSARKASLDSHSKRAPRPCGLTIHTGVGCDYACAYCYIYDMGFPGRVKPYPLKSLEMAYAIALNPYVLPEKSLLAYGSVTEPFHSTTRDLAVEYIEEVGRWLKPLSQVSTKSFIDENLAKQLKSVEPDISILLSITTLNKSKELEPRAPDPVKRLEGASIAIKNGLNVALFVRPIIPSVTDREGKKMLAKALDFGVRDVVFGSLRVTERILKSLETRGVNINEILPRIPRWFRGRGDQVTVKESDIKKKLVSMARDMGYRVYPSACSVNIASHNQFCNMCYLGPCGDPSKRESISENDVGDYLEFRGVKRFNIRFNENKIFIEFCRDSGEVSREVVWHISIVTRLRVSLKRVKC from the coding sequence ATGGGGAGAATAACTGAATTGTATGAAAAGAAGCTTCAGATTGTAAAGGAGCTAGAAAAATTGATTGGCGAGAATAGTGCTAGAAAAGCATCTTTGGATAGCCATAGCAAGAGAGCTCCCAGACCATGTGGATTGACAATCCACACAGGTGTTGGTTGTGACTATGCATGTGCGTATTGCTACATATATGATATGGGGTTTCCTGGAAGGGTTAAGCCATATCCTCTAAAGTCTCTTGAAATGGCTTATGCCATAGCCTTGAACCCTTATGTGCTACCAGAAAAGTCTCTCCTTGCCTACGGCTCTGTTACAGAGCCTTTCCACTCTACGACGAGAGATCTTGCAGTAGAGTACATTGAAGAAGTCGGTAGGTGGCTTAAGCCGCTTAGCCAAGTATCAACAAAGAGTTTTATAGATGAGAACTTGGCTAAACAACTCAAGAGTGTAGAGCCTGATATAAGCATACTTCTATCCATAACCACGCTTAATAAGAGTAAAGAGCTGGAGCCAAGAGCTCCAGATCCAGTCAAAAGACTTGAAGGAGCCTCGATAGCTATTAAAAATGGTCTGAATGTTGCATTGTTTGTGAGGCCAATAATACCTAGTGTGACGGATAGAGAAGGTAAAAAGATGCTTGCAAAGGCTTTGGATTTTGGGGTTAGAGATGTTGTCTTCGGCTCTCTGAGGGTAACAGAGAGGATCTTGAAGAGTTTAGAGACTAGGGGCGTGAACATAAATGAGATTTTGCCTAGGATTCCAAGATGGTTTAGGGGTAGAGGAGACCAGGTAACAGTAAAGGAATCCGATATAAAGAAAAAGCTTGTTTCAATGGCACGCGATATGGGTTATAGAGTATATCCATCAGCATGTTCAGTAAACATTGCTTCCCATAACCAATTCTGTAACATGTGCTATTTAGGACCATGTGGAGACCCAAGTAAGAGGGAGAGTATATCTGAAAATGATGTAGGCGATTACCTAGAGTTTAGAGGAGTTAAGAGATTCAATATTCGCTTTAATGAAAATAAGATTTTTATAGAGTTTTGTAGAGATAGTGGAGAAGTTTCTAGAGAAGTTGTTTGGCACATTTCTATAGTTACTAGACTTAGGGTTTCTCTAAAAAGAGTAAAGTGCTAG